Proteins encoded by one window of Colletes latitarsis isolate SP2378_abdomen chromosome 5, iyColLati1, whole genome shotgun sequence:
- the LOC143341788 gene encoding uncharacterized protein LOC143341788: MVPWSVTMTLILNCVLAMGLFTAIGAITVSIDRSDNKPPPTRSSMIANGWRPLTNGYEETIGTNVSPSSNLERNAPLHPVLSKLQEHMAASEKLKPRKNKPIPHHDYNPPSILGSFTVFSHGGPKGRVEMPVHNHLNKHVGSETREYTFLIPPPKDAYRFDMDHHRKPILRDNAAYLRQPYAPQSLHQPPDPIKAATYFIKGYASTTNPPSSPMNTKNRHYADSYVPQMLQPPRYQGKPFESLKVSSNAKPYFQLPGTGLASDFGKDKRLSEHDHRANYDKYQQPSHNEQIVNSPNTGNFFTQVNHPSHSYKTSYERDPAFLVHESHEISYITPPSVYNGYNLRPSLPYETLLPPEVYSSTQTPTTPKYQHDDDLVREYKRPSHGNANKQLEDSVLPTAGIGNTYYVSEQQDLTPPPSAWPVPKSKYASDINEVLPRVNPPSKFNQEETGSNQIPQVPKVHFIGPQAQLPQYQTSVLPIDDRPETVEPEYETPESISLKHFNEQQYLIQQQLLQRDRQRLAEQERQQQLEIEKQQQEELKKRQEELRDLIQRQKEEEDARLAVESARNQSEQLAKVEGQSPFADQFAEYEIPKVTTNAAPAITEYYERGELPKVQQSQVTQPDYVISETPVIQSQQYEDYHVKNQPEEANYQEPQTEIRPHRPHKLSRDQYRRRKPSTTVAYEPLPTEAPIQPPETSVPVTLHIEEVPVQTTLAPETTTLPPATTQKPRTRRPGAQLRRKRPTTTTPEPITAAVDDYGRYDRPEEVHQQLDSSRRRRIKPTQVTYGDSVTEKKANIRKRPGHRNRVNHGEPFEAEIVTEIVHTPINTYRTPTESVPGYNEYNQFVTNQPNNQHFDYSSQKTVDEQRVDTTEAVPLDYYTEVTKSRIEENVNNESYNPQQNGAVTNIPLEDLFIKTEGNYFDRATVASSPSSTGGSSSSLSSSIPTTVPTTTSTVPSTTQAPVVSSTTSRTHKIRPMRFGNTTRPRFSIKDYKSRLDYKSRLSQASTTEASVAPAVHTKQRGSSYKSQQVQQNGDTARETTGRYKYMSRVNYRTTSPAPLTPKDQEYAAEDVPSSTTERSHRFVPKRRPIGGNVYRSRISGTTSNPNRSQDGENQSKPSTARPENVFSSSVRRRPVMKSRLSAQKETSTAAYAERKEAEATEMAAEETSFYSAVTTIGTTRVAANEIPVEKEEAASTNVPARSDNGEEVKNANESESEPSFHVENENPVAEPVVSSTTKNVDVSPMDEASVGDQQSTARTEDTSETTTAAFEIQSKEEEELFAKASQSVADLTSSASALYDKPGLFKAVSPESRVVASHFKLPTEEPTLPIEAFFQELSKKS; the protein is encoded by the exons ATGGTCCCATGGTCTGTCACAATGACGCTTATATTGAATT GTGTCCTCGCAATGGGGCTTTTCACCGCCATCGGTGCCATCACAGTGTCGATAGACCGTTCCGATAACAAACCC CCACCGACGCGATCGTCGATGATCGCAAACGGATGGAGACCGCTGACGAACGGATACGAGGAGACGATCGGTACGAACGTCTCGCCGTCTAGCAATCTCGAGAGGAACGCGCCGCTTCATCCTGTCCTGAGCAAGCTGCAGGAGCACATGGCCGCCTCTGAAAAGCTGAAACCCAGGAAGAACAAACCGATACCTCATCACGATTACAATCCGCCAAGCATACTCGGTAGCTTCACGGTTTTCAGCCACGGTGGGCCAAAGGGGCGGGTGGAGATGCCGGTGCACAATCACCTGAACAAACACGTGGGCTCGGAGACTCGCGAGTACACGTTCCTGATCCCACCGCCCAAGGACGCGTACCGTTTCGACATGGACCACCATAGGAAGCCTATACTACGCGATAACGCGGCTTACCTGCGGCAACCTTACGCTCCCCAGAGCCTCCACCAACCGCCGGATCCAATAAAGGCGGCCACGTATTTTATCAAGGGCTACGCCTCGACCACGAACCCTCCGTCATCGCCGATGAACACCAAGAACAGACACTACGCGGACTCGTACGTGCCTCAAATGCTCCAGCCGCCACGGTACCAAGGCAAACCTTTCGAGTCCCTCAAAGTCTCCAGCAACGCCAAACCCTACTTCCAGCTGCCTGGCACAGGGCTGGCGTCCGACTTCGGCAAGGATAAACGACTCAGCGAGCACGACCACCGAGCGAATTACGACAAATACCAGCAGCCGTCTCACAACGAGCAGATCGTTAACTCCCCCAACACTGGAAACTTCTTCACCCAAGTGAACCATCCCTCTCACTCGTACAAGACGTCCTACGAAAGAGACCCGGCGTTCCTGGTGCACGAGAGTCACGAGATCAGCTACATCACGCCCCCGTCAGTCTACAACGGATACAATTTGAGGCCATCCCTGCCCTACGAGACTCTGCTCCCTCCTGAAGTCTACTCCTCCACGCAAACGCCAACCACCCCGAAGTACCAACACGACGACGACCTGGTGAGGGAATACAAACGCCCAAGTCACGGAAACGCAAACAAGCAACTGGAGGACTCGGTTCTACCCACCGCTGGTATTGGAAACACGTATTACGTCTCTGAGCAACAGGATCTGACGCCCCCGCCGTCAGCCTGGCCGGTGCCCAAGAGCAAGTACGCGTCAGACATCAACGAGGTCCTGCCACGCGTCAATCCGCCGTCCAAGTTCAATCAAGAGGAGACAGGCTCGAACCAGATACCCCAAGTGCCCAAGGTGCACTTCATCGGCCCCCAGGCACAACTGCCGCAGTACCAGACCTCCGTGTTGCCCATCGATGACCGTCCAGAGACCGTTGAACCGGAGTACGAGACGCCGGAGAGTATATCGTTGAAGCACTTCAACGAGCAACAGTATCTGATACAGCAACAGTTGCTGCAGAGGGACAGACAGAGGCTGGCCGAGCAGGAGAGGCAACAGCAGCTCGAGATCGAGAAACAGCAGCAGGAGGAACTGAAGAAACGACAGGAAGAGCTCAGGGATTTGATTCAGAGGCAGAAGGAGGAGGAGGATGCCAGGCTGGCGGTCGAGTCTGCCAGGAACCAATCGGAGCAACTGGCCAAAGTCGAGGGCCAATCGCCTTTCGCGGACCAGTTCGCGGAGTACGAAATACCCAAGGTCACCACGAATGCAGCCCCAGCCATCACGGAATACTACGAGCGTGGCGAGCTGCCAAAAGTTCAACAGTCACAG GTAACGCAGCCCGACTACGTGATTTCCGAGACCCCGGTGATACAAAGCCAGCAATACGAGGATTACCACGTTAAAAACCAACCAGAAGAAGCGAATTACCAAGAGCCACAGACGGAGATACGGCCACATAGACCCCACAAGTTATCGCGCGATCAATATAGGCGAAGGAAACCATCGACCACGGTGGCGTACGAGCCCCTGCCAACGGAAGCGCCGATTCAACCTCCAGAAACGTCGGTGCCGGTGACGCTGCACATCGAGGAGGTGCCTGTTCAGACGACTCTGGCGCCGGAAACGACGACTCTGCCGCCAGCGACCACCCAGAAGCCTAGAACGCGACGACCTGGGGCACAACTGCGACGAAAGCGACCAACGACCACGACTCCGGAGCCGATCACGGCCGCTGTGGACGATTACGGGAGGTACGACAGGCCTGAAGAGGTGCACCAGCAGCTGGACAGCTCGCGAAGAAGGCGAATCAAGCCCACGCAGGTAACCTACGGGGACTCCGTGACCGAGAAGAAGGCCAACATCAGGAAGCGACCTGGCCACAGGAACAGAGTGAACCACGGTGAACCGTTCGAGGCTGAAATCGTCACGGAGATCGTCCACACGCCGATCAACACGTACAGGACGCCGACGGAATCTGTTCCTGGGTACAACGAGTACAATCAGTTCGTGACGAATCAACCGAATAATCAACACTTTGATTATTCCTCGCAGAAGACTGTGGATGAGCAACGAGTGGATACTACGGAAGCTGTGCCTCTGGACTATTATACGGAAGTGACGAAGAGCAGGATCGAGGAGAACGTTAACAACGAGAGCTACAACCCCCAACAAAATGGCGCGGTCACTAATATTCCGTTGGAAGATCTGTTCATCAAAACAGAGGGTAATTACTTCGACAGAGCGACCGTAGCGTCGTCCCCGAGTTCTACAGGTGGATCTAGCTCGAGTCTAAGCTCCAGTATCCCTACGACGGTTCCGACGACGACGTCTACCGTTCCATCGACGACTCAGGCGCCCGTGGTAAGCTCGACGACGAGCAGAACGCATAAGATCCGACCCATGAGGTTTGGGAACACTACGAGGCCACGTTTCAGCATCAAGGATTACAAAAGTCGGTTGGATTACAAGAGCAGATTGTCCCAGGCCTCGACCACGGAAGCTTCGGTGGCTCCAGCGGTTCACACGAAGCAGAGAGGCTCCAGTTACAAGAGCCAGCAGGTCCAGCAAAATGGCGACACGGCTAGAGAGACGACTGGCAGATACAAGTACATGTCGAGAGTGAACTACAGGACTACGTCTCCTGCTCCTCTGACGCCCAAGGATCAGGAATACGCTGCTGAAGATGTTCCTTCGTCCACCACTGAGAGGTCCCATCGATTTGTTCCCAAACGAAGACCCATCGGCGGGAACGTGTACAGAAGCAGGATTTCCGGGACCACCAGCAACCCTAACAGGTCCCAGGATGGCGAGAATCAGTCGAAACCGAGCACAGCTCGACCAGAGAACGTGTTTTCCTCGTCGGTGAGACGTAGACCGGTGATGAAAAGCAGACTGTCCGCGCAAAAGGAAACCTCGACCGCCGCGTACGCCGAAAGAAAGGAGGCGGAGGCCACGGAAATGGCCGCCGAAGAAACCAGTTTCTATTCTGCGGTCACTACAATAGGGACTACCAGAGTGGCGGCTAACGAGATCCCCGTTGAAAAGGAGGAAGCTGCTTCCACAAACGTTCCAGCGAGGTCTGATAACGGGGAAGAGGTTAAGAACGCGAACGAGAGCGAAAGCGAGCCGAGTTTCCACGTCGAAAATGAAAATCCCGTCGCCGAACCGGTCGTGAGCAGCACTACCAAAAACGTGGACGTGAGTCCAATGGATGAAGCAAGTGTCGGTGACCAGCAATCGACCGCGAGAACAGAAGACACGTCGGAGACCACCACAGCGGCGTTCGAAATCCAATCGAAGGAGGAGGAAGAACTGTTCGCCAAGGCCTCGCAAAGCGTGGCTGACTTAACCAGTTCCGCTTCCGCTCTCTACGATAAACCGGGACTCTTCAAGGCGGTCTCCCCGGAGAGCAGAGTCGTCGCCTCGCATTTCAAGTTGCCGACCGAGGAGCCCACCTTACCGATCGAGGCCTTCTTCCAGGAACTGTCCAAGAAAAGCTAA